Genomic DNA from Streptomyces sp. PCS3-D2:
CCACCACTCCGGGGAACCCTTACCGGAACCCATGCGGGTCTCGGCAGGCTTCTTCGTCAGCGGGCGGTCCGGGTAGATGTTGATCCAGACCTTGCCGCCACGCTTGATGTGGCGGGTCATCGCGATACGAGCCGCCTCGATCTGGCGGTTCGTCACGTAGGCGGGGGTGAGCGCCTGGATGCCGTACTCGCCGAACGAGACCTCAGTACCGCCCTTGGCCATACCGCGGCGCTTCGGGTGGTGCTGCTTGCGGTGCTTGACCCTACGAGGGATCAGCATGTCGGTCAGGCCTCCGTTCCGGTGCTCTCGGCCGGAGCGGCGGCGGGAGCGTCGGCCTTGGGGGCCTCGGCACCAGCAGCCTGCTGCGGCTTGCGGCCACCACGGCCGCCGCGCTCGCCACCACGGCCACCACGGCCGGCGGGACGGTCGCCAGCGCCGGCACCACGGGCCGGGCGGTTACCCGCACGGGCCGCAGCGTTCTCGGCGCGAACCTCGGCGATGTTCTTGACGTCGCCCTTGTAGATCCAGACCTTCACACCGATACGGCCGAAGGTGGTCTTGGCCTCGAAGAAGCCGTAGTCCACGTTCGCGCGCAGCGTGTGCAGCGGCACACGACCCTCGCGGTAGAACTCGGAGCGGGACATCT
This window encodes:
- the rplP gene encoding 50S ribosomal protein L16, which gives rise to MLIPRRVKHRKQHHPKRRGMAKGGTEVSFGEYGIQALTPAYVTNRQIEAARIAMTRHIKRGGKVWINIYPDRPLTKKPAETRMGSGKGSPEWWIANVHPGRVMFELSYPNEKIAREALTRAAHKLPMKCRIVKREAGES